A portion of the Acidisarcina polymorpha genome contains these proteins:
- a CDS encoding PQQ-binding-like beta-propeller repeat protein — translation MKGRKVRRIAVTAIVLLSSLVIRSTRASDKVEAPEDWATYGGNSSGNHYSPLNKVNRENVQHLREVWRVDVGKGGGLQTNPLVVGRRMFVYTPSEDILALDAATGKQLWRFSAGVPAPQPNRGFSYWRDGRESILFAGIMDHLYALDPATGHPLKAFGEDGKIDLRKDLGDQDYTQNFAVLTTPGTIYKDMIIVGFRAPETQPAPHGDIRAYDVHTGKLRWSFHTIPHPGDPGYESWPKDAWRVTGSANNWSGMVVDLQRGILFAPTGSAVNDFYGADRVGDDLYSDTLLALDANTGKEIWHFQAVHHDIWDRDFPSPPVLVTVKRDGKPVDAVAQTTKQGFVFLFERTTGKPLFPIEEKSYPASDVPGEVTAPTQPLPVTPAPFARQRLTADMLTNRTPAAHTWAEEQFKTFRSEGQFVPFTVGRPTIIFPGYDGGAEWGGAAVEPTRAILYVNANDIPWTGELAPTQAAASEGATIYQSQCAVCHGHDRKGSPPEFPSLLEVKKRLSDAAISDIIHNGRGRMPSFPALQDGGLEAVLKYLGESPGMADLAKVDPQAPSSKTEVGSEASGSKQLPKYQFTGYKKFYDPDGYPAVVPPWGTLNAIDLNTGSYRWKVPLGNYPELAAAGMKATGSENYGGPVITGGGLLFIAATIYDRKIRAFNSDTGELLWEGSLPFAGTATPATYMIDGNQYIVIATSGQRDKKGPQGAAYIVFALP, via the coding sequence TTGAAAGGTAGGAAAGTAAGGCGGATCGCTGTCACCGCGATCGTCCTCTTGAGCAGCCTCGTCATTCGAAGCACTCGCGCGTCGGATAAGGTGGAGGCGCCGGAGGATTGGGCGACTTATGGGGGCAATTCGTCTGGTAATCATTATTCCCCGTTGAACAAGGTCAACCGCGAGAATGTTCAGCATTTGCGGGAGGTATGGCGGGTCGACGTCGGCAAGGGAGGCGGCTTGCAAACCAATCCGCTGGTGGTCGGCCGGAGGATGTTTGTGTATACCCCGTCGGAAGACATCTTGGCTCTCGACGCGGCGACCGGGAAGCAATTATGGAGATTTAGCGCTGGAGTTCCGGCGCCGCAGCCGAATCGCGGCTTTTCCTATTGGCGCGACGGTCGAGAAAGTATTCTTTTCGCCGGCATTATGGACCATCTTTACGCGTTGGATCCGGCCACGGGCCATCCGTTGAAGGCCTTTGGGGAGGACGGAAAGATCGATCTGCGAAAGGACCTGGGCGATCAAGACTACACCCAGAACTTTGCGGTTCTGACTACGCCGGGCACGATTTACAAAGACATGATCATAGTAGGTTTTCGTGCTCCGGAGACGCAGCCCGCTCCGCACGGCGATATCCGCGCATATGACGTCCACACCGGAAAACTGCGCTGGAGTTTTCATACGATTCCGCATCCCGGGGATCCGGGCTACGAGAGTTGGCCAAAGGATGCGTGGAGGGTCACGGGTTCTGCTAATAACTGGTCGGGAATGGTCGTCGACCTTCAGCGAGGAATCCTCTTCGCGCCCACCGGGTCGGCTGTCAATGACTTCTATGGGGCGGACCGGGTCGGGGACGACCTGTACAGTGACACCCTGCTCGCTCTCGACGCAAACACAGGAAAAGAGATCTGGCATTTTCAGGCTGTCCATCACGATATATGGGATCGCGATTTCCCATCGCCCCCCGTGTTGGTAACGGTGAAGCGAGATGGAAAACCAGTCGATGCGGTGGCGCAGACGACAAAACAAGGTTTTGTATTCCTGTTTGAAAGGACGACCGGAAAACCGCTCTTTCCGATTGAGGAAAAATCCTATCCCGCATCGGATGTTCCCGGGGAAGTGACCGCACCAACGCAGCCCCTCCCAGTTACGCCGGCTCCATTTGCGCGCCAGCGCCTGACCGCGGACATGCTCACCAATCGCACGCCCGCCGCGCACACCTGGGCTGAGGAACAATTCAAGACTTTCCGCAGCGAAGGACAATTTGTTCCGTTTACGGTGGGTCGCCCGACCATCATTTTCCCGGGTTACGACGGGGGTGCAGAGTGGGGAGGTGCGGCGGTCGAACCCACCCGCGCCATCCTCTACGTCAACGCCAATGACATACCCTGGACCGGGGAACTTGCCCCGACCCAAGCGGCCGCGAGCGAGGGAGCGACGATTTACCAAAGCCAGTGCGCCGTCTGCCATGGACACGATAGAAAGGGTTCACCGCCCGAGTTCCCCTCGCTCTTGGAGGTCAAGAAACGATTGTCCGACGCTGCGATATCCGACATCATCCACAACGGAAGAGGCCGAATGCCTTCCTTTCCTGCGCTGCAGGATGGCGGTCTTGAGGCAGTCCTCAAATATTTAGGCGAGAGTCCCGGTATGGCGGACCTCGCTAAGGTTGATCCGCAGGCGCCCTCGTCCAAAACGGAGGTCGGGAGCGAGGCAAGCGGCAGCAAGCAACTCCCGAAATACCAATTTACTGGCTACAAAAAATTCTACGATCCAGATGGGTATCCCGCGGTCGTGCCGCCTTGGGGCACGTTGAACGCCATCGATCTGAATACCGGCAGCTATCGATGGAAAGTACCGCTGGGAAACTACCCTGAACTCGCGGCGGCCGGTATGAAAGCTACTGGTTCAGAGAATTATGGCGGACCGGTGATCACTGGCGGGGGGCTACTTTTCATCGCCGCAACGATTTACGACCGGAAGATCCGCGCGTTCAATAGCGATACCGGGGAACTGCTTTGGGAGGGCAGTTTGCCCTTTGCAGGAACAGCGACGCCGGCCACCTACATGATCGACGGCAACCAGTATATTGTCATTGCAACCAGCGGCCAGCGAGACAAGAAGGGGCCGCAGGGTGCAGCTTATATCGTCTTCGCTCTGCCTTGA
- a CDS encoding DUF1800 domain-containing protein, with amino-acid sequence MRIFRMKSHRSTAPTALAASLSLLIMSTVSSEVSRAATVASHYVSASHASVESAVVSSGLKTAFLAESAATQTIHITATDPDGVNKATARLGIPVQLKATVSAGPAHVVQWILQGRGTLTFGGTNNATATYTAPVTRSSNETTTITARLASSKSVATSYKMYVINPIPIISSHNGVVPDQLLTGAQQAVSLTGTGFVGGTAAIYNGKTLSTTYDGPNHLTAYVPVADNASGTLKLQLRSPAPGGGLGTVFYITVDPDKIALTAKASNGVNTGTALMGSTVSMSAAVSGSTDKAVSWSVTGGGSISTSGVYRAPTELPGGPVTITATLVANPAIRASYRVTVVNPRPSILSAAPFLIPAGRTTSVTIAGNGFVPGTTVRVNNVAVPTTYESPSSVVARVAVPGGSRGALAITALNPAPGGGGSPQFTGAQASAISLSSAARVLEQTTFGPTTSLIQHVGQEGIDAWLKEQFDAPRTVLAPIPVKFPGYCGDAANCMESEWWRATLTGQDQLRQRVAFALSQLFVVSSINIQGQATDIYANMLSRDAFSNWLTIMRDVTLSPVMGVYLNTLYNQAPPPGKIANENYARENLQLFSLGLELLNQDGTPKRNSSGKTIPTYSQAQVEAFARAYTGYVWAASNGGIPNIDVYTPPNFNYPLVAIEHWHDHNAKTLLNGTTLPGGQTAAEDLTGALHNIFNHPNLPPFVSKQLIQHLVTSNPSPAYVARVADVFVDNGAHVRGDMVAVITAIITDPEARAGDTEPIATSGHLTEPVLWITSVMRGLGFVSVDPHDDYQLLSNYSGVLGEWPYQAESVFNFFPPSYVIPGTDLNAPEFGVENTASVTDRMTLADDMVRNALDSFNVDLSATSPLGKLAHNPASLVDALGTLFMHGMMDPNVRSVIINEVSTITNPEQRVRIATYLVITLTQYKIQH; translated from the coding sequence ATGCGCATTTTTCGTATGAAGTCCCATCGATCAACAGCCCCTACGGCACTCGCCGCGTCGCTTTCGCTGCTCATCATGAGTACCGTGAGTTCGGAGGTCTCAAGAGCAGCGACCGTCGCTAGCCACTACGTATCAGCTAGCCACGCCTCAGTCGAGAGTGCTGTAGTCTCCAGCGGTTTAAAGACAGCGTTTCTCGCCGAGAGTGCTGCCACTCAGACAATTCACATCACTGCAACCGATCCGGACGGAGTGAATAAGGCCACAGCTAGGCTAGGCATCCCTGTTCAACTAAAAGCCACTGTGTCTGCTGGACCTGCACATGTAGTTCAATGGATTCTTCAAGGCAGAGGAACACTGACTTTCGGCGGGACAAACAATGCTACCGCGACTTATACTGCGCCTGTTACTCGTAGTTCGAATGAAACAACAACTATCACTGCCCGGCTAGCATCGAGTAAATCTGTAGCCACCTCTTACAAGATGTACGTTATAAATCCCATTCCCATTATTTCCTCTCATAATGGAGTAGTCCCGGATCAACTGCTGACCGGCGCGCAGCAAGCAGTCTCGCTAACCGGCACCGGCTTCGTAGGCGGCACCGCTGCGATCTACAATGGAAAGACCTTAAGTACTACTTACGACGGCCCCAATCATCTGACCGCCTATGTGCCAGTCGCCGACAATGCCTCGGGAACTCTCAAGCTGCAACTACGCAGCCCAGCGCCCGGCGGCGGCTTAGGGACGGTCTTCTACATTACAGTCGATCCCGATAAGATCGCGCTGACTGCGAAAGCGTCAAACGGTGTCAACACCGGCACTGCACTTATGGGAAGCACGGTTTCAATGAGCGCCGCCGTAAGCGGATCCACGGATAAGGCGGTTTCCTGGAGCGTGACTGGCGGCGGGTCGATCTCGACAAGCGGAGTCTATCGCGCACCCACAGAACTTCCTGGCGGGCCGGTTACAATCACCGCCACTCTGGTTGCGAATCCTGCTATCCGCGCTAGCTACCGCGTCACCGTAGTCAATCCAAGGCCATCTATTCTTAGCGCGGCACCGTTTTTAATACCCGCCGGGAGAACCACTTCTGTCACAATAGCGGGCAACGGCTTCGTTCCTGGCACCACAGTTCGGGTAAACAATGTGGCCGTTCCCACCACGTATGAATCGCCATCTTCAGTAGTAGCGCGCGTCGCCGTTCCCGGAGGCTCACGTGGGGCCCTTGCCATAACCGCCCTAAACCCGGCGCCCGGCGGCGGCGGCAGTCCACAGTTCACCGGTGCACAGGCGTCGGCTATCAGTCTTTCATCCGCCGCGCGAGTTCTTGAACAAACCACATTCGGTCCTACTACCAGCCTAATTCAGCACGTGGGACAAGAAGGTATTGACGCATGGCTGAAGGAGCAGTTCGACGCTCCGCGTACCGTGCTCGCCCCTATCCCCGTGAAGTTTCCCGGTTATTGCGGGGACGCCGCTAATTGCATGGAGTCTGAGTGGTGGCGCGCAACACTCACAGGCCAGGATCAGCTGCGCCAAAGAGTCGCATTTGCGTTGAGCCAGTTATTTGTAGTATCGAGCATCAACATTCAGGGCCAGGCAACTGATATCTACGCGAACATGCTGTCCCGCGATGCATTCAGTAACTGGCTCACCATCATGCGGGATGTCACTCTATCACCAGTTATGGGAGTTTACCTCAATACGCTTTACAACCAGGCCCCTCCCCCCGGCAAAATCGCCAACGAGAATTACGCCCGGGAGAACCTGCAGTTATTTAGCCTCGGCCTGGAGCTGCTAAACCAAGATGGCACTCCGAAGCGCAACAGCAGCGGTAAAACCATCCCAACCTATTCGCAGGCACAGGTCGAAGCGTTCGCCCGCGCATACACCGGCTACGTATGGGCGGCGTCCAATGGCGGTATTCCGAACATAGATGTCTACACGCCGCCAAACTTCAACTATCCACTGGTTGCCATCGAACACTGGCATGACCACAATGCGAAGACGTTGCTGAACGGAACAACCTTGCCGGGTGGCCAGACTGCCGCGGAGGACCTTACCGGCGCGCTGCATAACATCTTCAACCATCCAAATCTACCCCCGTTCGTTTCTAAACAGCTCATCCAGCACCTGGTGACGAGCAATCCAAGTCCGGCATATGTGGCTCGCGTTGCTGACGTGTTCGTGGACAACGGCGCTCACGTTCGCGGGGACATGGTCGCCGTCATCACCGCGATCATCACTGATCCGGAGGCCCGGGCTGGGGATACGGAGCCGATCGCTACAAGCGGTCATCTCACTGAGCCGGTTCTCTGGATCACTTCAGTCATGCGGGGACTCGGCTTCGTCAGCGTGGATCCTCACGATGATTATCAGCTGCTCTCTAACTATTCGGGTGTCCTCGGCGAGTGGCCGTACCAGGCGGAAAGCGTCTTCAACTTCTTCCCACCTAGTTATGTCATCCCGGGAACTGACCTTAATGCTCCTGAGTTTGGTGTTGAGAATACCGCCAGTGTGACTGACCGGATGACGCTAGCAGACGATATGGTGAGAAACGCGCTTGACAGCTTCAATGTTGACCTAAGTGCGACAAGTCCGCTTGGCAAACTGGCCCATAATCCCGCCAGTCTGGTTGATGCGCTTGGAACGCTGTTCATGCACGGCATGATGGACCCGAATGTTAGATCCGTGATCATCAACGAGGTAAGCACGATCACCAACCCGGAGCAGCGAGTAAGGATTGCTACCTATCTCGTGATTACGCTTACCCAGTACAAGATCCAACACTAA
- a CDS encoding DUF1501 domain-containing protein: MSFNRRSFIRYASLAAAGHVAGLRPFGAMNGLAESAADYKALVCIFFYGGNDSNNLLVPFDSSNSDVTGYANYARIRGPLALPKSSLLQLGPDPSYALHPSLPQIRSLFNSGNVALIANVGTLIQPLSRAQYMEGQGQTPTNLFSHPDQQQEWQNATQTATSPTGWAGRIADKLTSTYNPGSQIPLVTSAFGDSIFCNGATTSPVAVQPGNVQGGACSEGAACAGRLATAQHLLSFSSGLSLVQADNQITGDAYKYMNILGDAVRSVAPLQTDFPANNGLAAQLRQIAQIIQVRQALGVRRQIFFAGLGNFDTHANQLGIQSGLLSLVGPAMSAFYEATKELGVADSVTSFTMSDFSRALQPNSNDGSDHAWGGHHMIMGGAVKGGRIYGTYPTLALNGPSDIDGNGRWLPTTASTQYAATLASWFGVPAADMPVIFPSINSFATKHLGFV; encoded by the coding sequence ATGAGTTTCAATCGCCGCAGTTTTATTCGCTATGCTTCCCTGGCCGCAGCGGGCCACGTCGCGGGGCTCCGCCCTTTCGGTGCAATGAATGGACTTGCTGAGTCGGCTGCCGACTACAAGGCTCTGGTTTGCATCTTTTTCTATGGCGGGAATGATTCCAACAATCTGCTGGTGCCATTCGACAGCAGCAACAGTGATGTTACCGGCTACGCGAACTATGCGCGCATTCGGGGGCCCCTCGCGCTCCCTAAGAGCAGCTTGTTGCAGCTCGGTCCAGATCCTAGTTACGCTCTTCATCCGAGCCTTCCCCAGATCAGGTCGCTCTTCAATAGCGGAAATGTGGCATTGATCGCCAACGTAGGAACCCTCATCCAGCCGCTGAGCCGCGCTCAATATATGGAGGGGCAGGGACAGACTCCAACTAACCTCTTCTCGCATCCAGACCAGCAGCAGGAATGGCAGAACGCGACTCAGACTGCCACCAGTCCAACAGGTTGGGCCGGACGCATTGCGGACAAACTGACTTCGACCTATAACCCAGGGTCGCAGATCCCGTTGGTGACATCCGCCTTTGGAGATAGTATCTTTTGCAATGGCGCAACAACCTCGCCGGTTGCCGTGCAGCCCGGCAATGTGCAAGGCGGCGCGTGCTCCGAAGGGGCGGCCTGTGCTGGACGCCTTGCAACGGCTCAGCATCTGCTCAGCTTCTCAAGCGGGCTCTCGCTGGTGCAGGCCGACAACCAGATAACCGGGGACGCTTATAAGTACATGAATATCTTGGGTGACGCGGTAAGGTCGGTCGCTCCTCTGCAGACTGACTTCCCCGCAAACAACGGCCTGGCTGCACAACTGCGACAGATTGCGCAGATCATTCAGGTACGGCAGGCTCTTGGAGTGCGCAGGCAGATCTTCTTCGCGGGTTTGGGAAACTTTGATACTCATGCCAACCAGCTCGGCATTCAAAGTGGTCTCCTGTCGTTAGTCGGTCCGGCAATGTCCGCCTTTTACGAGGCGACGAAGGAACTCGGCGTAGCGGATTCTGTCACAAGTTTCACCATGTCTGACTTCAGCCGCGCACTCCAGCCCAACTCCAACGACGGAAGCGATCACGCCTGGGGAGGCCATCATATGATCATGGGTGGCGCGGTCAAAGGAGGTCGGATCTATGGCACCTATCCGACACTGGCACTGAATGGGCCTAGCGATATCGACGGTAATGGGCGCTGGCTGCCAACCACAGCGTCTACCCAGTATGCTGCAACGCTTGCGTCATGGTTTGGTGTACCGGCGGCAGATATGCCGGTGATCTTCCCATCGATCAACAGCTTCGCCACCAAACATTTAGGGTTTGTATAA
- a CDS encoding glycoside hydrolase family 2 protein gives MDRRDFLVAGTAAAASALAPPAFTQTRVAEPAPGRLILPINRNWRFSRNSHEAGHSKNFDDSSFEQVVVPHSNMPLPWHSFDEKSYEFISLYRRRFKLPRAAQGKRVFVDFEGVMTASTVWINGVNLGEYKGGYTPFSFELTPHIDFDGDNLLAVDVDSTERADIPPFGYQIDYLTFGGIYREVNLRIVPSTFIENIFVQPKDVLSGTPTVDVHTYISHTVAPVDSLTLLVELLDGDKVIAKGSAGVAATAAVPAEPVEHIVHLDNLGRTKLWGLKSPNLYHARVTLQQGRGTLDQDTRRFGFREAVFTKEGFKLNGEVIKLRGLDRHQTFPFVGQAMPARVQRQDAKILRNTLHCNIVRTSHYPQSRHFLDACDDLGLLVLEEIPGWQHIGPLPWQDISVDNVKRMVRRDWNHPSIILWGVRINESRDNHDFYVRTNAMAHKLDPSRPTCGIRYFQESEFLEDVFTMNDFGFPLLPPNHPAYLNTEFVGHTYPAKSIDNMERLTEHTIRHARVHDQLASNPQYAGGIGWCAFDYNTHGDFGSGDRMCYHGVADFFRERKPAGGFYKSQCDPEEEVVLEPAFHWARNDESIGFTKGLVSSNCDNLKFYLKGQLIADAQPDREQFKHLKYAPFYPDLGKAKLDELWSDLRIEGYIGGKRVISRQYSGKGLDQKFWLLPDDTTLVADGADTTRVVLRVTDEFDNIRPYAGDPIVLTLEGPADIIGDNPFGLVGGTGAIWIRAKQQPGTVVLTGKHPRLGDQKVTLTLTASEPEEA, from the coding sequence ATGGATCGCCGAGATTTCCTAGTGGCGGGAACTGCCGCCGCAGCGAGCGCGCTTGCGCCGCCAGCCTTTACCCAAACCCGAGTCGCCGAACCGGCTCCCGGACGCCTCATTCTGCCTATCAACCGCAATTGGCGCTTCAGTCGCAATTCTCATGAAGCAGGACACAGCAAAAACTTCGATGACTCGAGCTTCGAGCAAGTAGTCGTGCCGCATTCAAATATGCCGTTGCCGTGGCATAGCTTCGATGAGAAGTCCTATGAGTTTATCTCACTGTATCGTCGCCGATTCAAGTTGCCGCGAGCGGCCCAAGGCAAGCGCGTGTTTGTCGACTTTGAGGGTGTCATGACGGCCTCGACCGTCTGGATCAATGGCGTCAACCTTGGCGAGTATAAAGGCGGTTATACCCCGTTCTCGTTCGAGTTGACTCCGCACATTGACTTTGACGGAGATAACCTGCTTGCCGTAGACGTCGACTCCACTGAACGGGCCGACATTCCACCCTTCGGTTATCAGATCGACTATCTTACCTTTGGCGGCATTTACCGCGAAGTCAATCTTCGCATCGTTCCGTCAACGTTTATCGAGAACATCTTCGTTCAGCCGAAAGATGTTTTAAGCGGAACTCCGACAGTTGACGTTCACACCTACATCTCCCATACCGTCGCGCCGGTCGACTCCCTTACCCTGCTGGTGGAATTACTCGATGGCGACAAAGTGATCGCCAAGGGCTCTGCCGGAGTAGCAGCGACGGCGGCGGTGCCAGCCGAGCCGGTCGAGCACATCGTCCATCTCGACAACTTAGGACGCACCAAGCTCTGGGGCTTGAAGAGTCCCAATCTCTACCATGCTCGTGTAACCCTGCAGCAGGGTCGAGGAACGCTAGATCAAGACACCCGACGCTTTGGCTTCCGCGAAGCTGTCTTCACCAAAGAAGGCTTCAAGCTCAACGGCGAGGTCATCAAGCTTCGAGGGCTCGACCGGCACCAGACGTTTCCATTCGTCGGTCAAGCTATGCCTGCCCGCGTTCAGCGCCAAGATGCCAAGATTCTGCGCAACACTTTGCATTGCAACATCGTCCGCACTTCGCATTATCCCCAGTCGAGACACTTCCTGGATGCCTGCGACGATCTTGGTTTGCTCGTGCTGGAGGAGATTCCTGGCTGGCAACACATCGGCCCACTGCCGTGGCAGGACATCTCCGTCGATAATGTTAAGCGCATGGTCCGCCGCGATTGGAACCACCCATCGATCATTCTTTGGGGCGTTCGCATCAACGAGTCCCGCGACAATCACGACTTCTATGTGCGCACCAACGCGATGGCGCATAAGCTTGACCCGAGCCGTCCGACCTGTGGCATCCGTTACTTCCAGGAATCCGAATTCCTCGAGGACGTCTTCACGATGAACGACTTCGGCTTTCCGCTGCTTCCGCCAAATCACCCCGCCTATTTAAACACGGAATTCGTTGGTCACACCTATCCTGCAAAGTCTATCGATAACATGGAGCGGCTAACCGAGCATACGATACGCCACGCGCGCGTCCATGATCAGCTGGCGTCCAATCCGCAATACGCGGGCGGCATCGGTTGGTGCGCATTCGACTACAACACCCATGGGGACTTCGGATCCGGAGACCGGATGTGTTATCACGGGGTCGCCGACTTCTTTCGTGAACGCAAACCTGCAGGCGGATTTTATAAGTCACAATGCGATCCCGAAGAGGAGGTTGTGCTCGAACCAGCCTTTCACTGGGCTAGAAATGATGAGTCGATTGGATTCACGAAAGGGCTCGTCTCATCGAATTGCGACAACCTGAAGTTCTACCTCAAAGGGCAGTTGATCGCGGATGCCCAGCCCGACAGGGAGCAGTTCAAGCACCTGAAATATGCACCCTTCTATCCGGATCTTGGAAAGGCGAAGCTCGATGAGCTTTGGAGTGACCTGCGCATTGAAGGTTATATTGGCGGCAAACGAGTCATCTCGCGCCAGTATTCCGGAAAGGGTCTTGACCAGAAATTCTGGCTGCTCCCCGATGACACGACCTTGGTTGCCGACGGCGCCGACACCACCCGAGTGGTGCTGCGAGTTACCGACGAGTTCGATAACATTCGCCCTTACGCGGGCGATCCGATTGTGCTTACCCTGGAGGGGCCGGCGGATATCATCGGCGACAACCCCTTCGGACTCGTTGGAGGAACCGGCGCTATCTGGATTCGTGCCAAGCAGCAGCCCGGGACGGTAGTGCTCACTGGTAAGCACCCCCGGCTTGGCGACCAGAAAGTGACCCTTACTTTGACCGCCTCAGAACCTGAGGAGGCATGA
- a CDS encoding S53 family peptidase, with the protein MATRRMAIRRFTQHALITGLLTTLGLGASSRLALAADQPGSPNAPLRIRQTIDETKMVSLTGNTHPLALPRYDRGPVADALPMEHIFVQLRRSPEQEQALQRYIAELEDPHSSNYQRWILADDLGKNFGPAQQDIAEVVGWLSSHGLQVNTVHPNGLTIDVSGTAGQVRETFHTQIHNYLVKGQAHIANASDPEIPAALAPVVAGVVSLHNFMPKPLLKKSFSFKCTGCPDGFDGTEQYNVAPPDFATIYNISPLYTASKPITGKGVSVVVLEDTDIDSADVATFRSAFGLSAYSGKFTQIHPGSGCSDPGKNSAEGEAALDAEWAGAAAPDANVYLASCADTATNFGAFIAAQNLLDHGTPPPIMSLSYLGCETSQGPGGNAYVGSLWQQAEVEGVSVFVASGDNGPAGCDDFDTAAYAVSGIAANGLASTPYNVATGGTDFLDTSENANSTYWNTGNKPNGKSAKSYIPETPWNDSCAGSVLYQFFGYTSGVAFCNSVDGASLLDIVGGSGAPSFVYAQPSWQTGIAGMPANKGRNLPDISLFASSGFWSHAIQFCMSDVKQGGTPCDYSKPVDAFYNSAGGTSFTAPQFAGIQALIVQKAGRQGNPNPVFYKLARAEYGTTTDPNTAGLAECNASKGTGGSTACIFHDVTVGNNSVPCYGAASCFEPSALEYGVLSTSDGVLNTAYVAHKGWDFTTGLGSVNVTNLVNNWP; encoded by the coding sequence ATGGCAACACGACGCATGGCAATTCGCCGTTTTACCCAACACGCGCTCATCACAGGGCTGCTTACGACTCTCGGCCTTGGTGCTTCCTCACGCCTTGCTCTGGCTGCTGACCAGCCCGGGTCACCCAACGCCCCTCTCCGCATTCGCCAGACCATCGACGAAACCAAAATGGTCAGCTTGACCGGGAACACCCATCCGCTTGCCCTTCCAAGGTATGATCGCGGTCCGGTTGCCGACGCCCTTCCCATGGAGCACATCTTCGTCCAACTGCGCCGCAGCCCTGAGCAGGAACAGGCACTGCAGCGCTATATCGCTGAGTTGGAGGATCCGCATTCCAGCAACTACCAACGTTGGATTCTTGCCGATGACCTGGGTAAGAACTTCGGGCCGGCGCAGCAGGACATCGCTGAAGTGGTCGGTTGGCTCAGTTCTCACGGACTCCAAGTCAACACCGTTCACCCGAATGGATTGACCATCGACGTGTCCGGAACTGCAGGTCAAGTAAGAGAGACTTTTCACACCCAGATTCACAATTATCTTGTGAAAGGCCAAGCACACATTGCAAATGCCAGCGATCCGGAGATTCCCGCGGCTCTAGCTCCCGTGGTCGCAGGAGTAGTCTCGCTGCACAACTTTATGCCGAAACCTCTTTTAAAAAAGAGTTTCTCGTTCAAGTGCACCGGATGTCCTGACGGGTTTGACGGCACGGAGCAGTACAACGTAGCTCCCCCGGACTTTGCCACGATCTACAACATTTCGCCGCTCTACACAGCGAGCAAGCCAATCACCGGCAAAGGCGTAAGCGTCGTCGTTTTAGAAGATACGGACATCGATTCGGCGGACGTAGCAACCTTCCGCTCTGCCTTCGGACTGTCGGCCTACTCCGGCAAGTTCACCCAGATCCATCCGGGCTCCGGTTGCAGCGACCCGGGCAAGAATTCTGCTGAAGGGGAGGCGGCGTTGGATGCCGAATGGGCTGGGGCTGCGGCTCCGGATGCCAATGTGTATCTGGCATCCTGCGCGGACACAGCGACCAACTTCGGCGCATTCATCGCCGCCCAGAACCTGCTGGACCACGGTACTCCTCCTCCCATCATGAGTCTCAGCTATTTGGGCTGCGAAACCAGCCAAGGGCCAGGAGGGAATGCCTATGTCGGCAGCCTCTGGCAACAAGCGGAGGTCGAGGGAGTATCGGTGTTCGTCGCCTCTGGAGACAACGGTCCAGCAGGTTGCGACGACTTTGACACGGCGGCCTATGCCGTAAGCGGCATCGCCGCGAACGGGCTAGCTTCCACTCCTTATAACGTCGCTACCGGTGGCACTGATTTCTTGGACACCTCGGAGAATGCAAATTCGACTTACTGGAATACGGGTAACAAACCAAACGGGAAATCTGCGAAATCCTACATTCCGGAGACCCCTTGGAATGACTCGTGTGCCGGCAGCGTACTCTACCAATTTTTCGGGTACACCAGCGGAGTCGCTTTCTGCAACAGCGTTGACGGCGCATCCTTGCTTGATATCGTCGGAGGCAGCGGAGCTCCCAGCTTTGTCTATGCCCAACCATCGTGGCAGACCGGAATTGCAGGGATGCCGGCCAATAAGGGCCGGAACTTGCCAGACATTTCGCTCTTCGCATCGAGCGGGTTCTGGAGTCACGCAATCCAGTTCTGCATGTCCGATGTGAAACAAGGAGGAACTCCCTGCGACTACTCGAAACCTGTGGACGCGTTCTATAACAGTGCTGGCGGCACTTCCTTTACTGCCCCACAATTCGCGGGCATCCAGGCACTTATCGTTCAAAAAGCCGGCCGTCAAGGCAATCCAAATCCTGTCTTCTACAAGCTTGCTAGAGCGGAATATGGCACTACGACGGATCCAAATACCGCGGGACTGGCAGAGTGCAACGCCTCCAAGGGTACAGGCGGCTCTACGGCTTGTATTTTTCACGATGTGACCGTAGGCAACAACAGTGTCCCCTGCTACGGGGCCGCTTCATGCTTTGAACCCTCAGCGCTCGAGTACGGCGTGCTTTCCACCTCCGATGGCGTCTTGAACACGGCTTACGTCGCGCACAAGGGCTGGGACTTCACCACCGGGTTGGGCAGCGTGAACGTGACCAACTTAGTGAACAATTGGCCTTAA